From a single Mycolicibacterium moriokaense genomic region:
- a CDS encoding PEP-utilizing enzyme — protein MSIDLYAPNPMHRESGPDDAWSTINTRENYQGVMSPLGATLWLPVSDLAVNGTFYDLGVLRRSEVTVGTTPSESSSTVFYGRYTASINYFRRISDLIPGQSGAAFEEQIFGSSRDGVPDTSSKRRYPVVAVKAPLAVVTLPRRIRRMSKEVDAWWRLATSPAGMARPVQTQFSQSLQMLEYAMRVHVAGTFVAQGVFDALRGLAEAAGRPGLHLELSTGYGQMVETALVAALNEVALGQMKTSDFLSEYGFRCAGEIEVSNPSWRERPDLVERMVEKYRAAPERQDLTTAAAARTRARKQAERELLAALPRRKRFIARLLIRLAATYIPLREEGKAALAKGFDGARAACAVRGAELAAAGVIDDARDVFYLTLDEILGTPPPNARDLVAVRRELRAAYEQIDVPDAWVGPPVPVPVTSRSEQQVEKVTGVAAAHGVAEGFARVLASAEDLDDLEPDEILVCRTTDPSWASAFHLAAGAVIDIGSTSSHGAIVAREMGMPCVIGTGDGTRVLRTGDRIRVDGSAGVVTVLERAG, from the coding sequence ATGAGCATCGACCTGTACGCGCCAAATCCGATGCACCGCGAATCGGGACCCGACGACGCATGGTCGACGATCAACACACGGGAGAACTATCAGGGCGTGATGAGCCCGCTCGGCGCCACCCTGTGGCTACCGGTCAGCGATCTCGCGGTCAACGGCACCTTCTATGACCTCGGCGTGCTGCGTCGCAGCGAAGTGACTGTCGGCACCACACCGTCGGAGTCCTCGTCGACGGTGTTCTACGGGCGATACACAGCCAGCATCAACTACTTTCGCCGCATCAGCGACCTGATTCCCGGTCAGTCCGGTGCGGCGTTCGAGGAGCAGATCTTCGGCTCATCACGCGACGGGGTGCCGGACACCTCATCCAAACGGCGCTATCCCGTGGTGGCGGTCAAAGCGCCCCTGGCGGTAGTCACTCTGCCGCGACGCATCCGGCGGATGTCGAAGGAGGTCGACGCCTGGTGGAGGTTGGCCACGTCACCGGCGGGGATGGCCCGGCCGGTCCAGACGCAGTTCAGCCAATCGCTGCAGATGCTCGAGTACGCGATGCGCGTCCACGTCGCCGGCACATTCGTCGCACAGGGCGTGTTCGACGCCTTGCGCGGGCTCGCCGAAGCTGCCGGCCGGCCCGGACTACACCTCGAGCTGTCCACCGGCTACGGGCAGATGGTTGAGACCGCGTTGGTGGCAGCACTCAACGAGGTCGCACTCGGGCAGATGAAGACCTCGGACTTCCTGTCGGAGTATGGCTTCCGATGCGCCGGCGAAATCGAGGTATCCAACCCGTCATGGCGCGAGCGTCCCGATTTGGTCGAGCGAATGGTGGAGAAGTACCGCGCGGCCCCGGAGCGCCAGGACCTCACCACGGCCGCTGCAGCAAGGACGCGAGCACGCAAGCAAGCCGAGCGCGAACTGTTGGCTGCGCTGCCGCGCCGCAAGCGGTTCATCGCAAGGCTGTTGATCAGACTGGCCGCCACCTATATTCCGCTGCGCGAAGAAGGAAAGGCGGCACTGGCCAAGGGATTCGACGGCGCACGGGCCGCCTGCGCGGTTCGCGGTGCTGAGTTGGCGGCGGCGGGGGTCATCGATGACGCCCGCGACGTCTTCTACCTGACCCTCGACGAGATCCTGGGTACGCCGCCGCCGAACGCGCGCGACCTGGTGGCGGTGCGCCGGGAACTGCGCGCCGCCTACGAACAGATCGATGTTCCCGATGCGTGGGTAGGTCCGCCCGTCCCGGTGCCGGTGACGTCCCGGAGCGAGCAGCAGGTCGAGAAGGTAACGGGCGTGGCAGCCGCACACGGTGTCGCCGAGGGGTTCGCCCGCGTACTTGCTTCTGCCGAGGACCTCGACGACCTGGAGCCCGACGAGATCCTGGTCTGCCGGACAACCGATCCCTCTTGGGCATCGGCGTTCCATCTCGCGGCGGGCGCAGTGATCGACATCGGCTCGACGTCGTCGCACGGCGCGATCGTGGCCCGCGAAATGGGGATGCCGTGTGTCATCGGCACCGGAGACGGCACCCGTGTCCTGCGCACGGGTGACCGTATCCGAGTCGACGGCAGCGCCGGGGTGGTCACCGTGCTCGAACGGGCTGGCTAG